A stretch of the uncultured Trichococcus sp. genome encodes the following:
- the hslV gene encoding HslU--HslV peptidase proteolytic subunit — translation MTTICAVQHNGRSAMAGDGQVTMGQSVIMKGTAKKIRRIYHDEVIVGFAGGVADAFTLEDKFEEKLNQHKGNLLRASIEVAKEWRGDRALQKLEALLIVMNKEQMLLVSGSGEVIEPDDGILTIGSGGNYALAAARALKRKGSDLSAKEIAHESLKIASEICVFTNDNIIVEEF, via the coding sequence ATGACAACAATCTGTGCAGTGCAGCACAACGGACGGTCAGCCATGGCGGGGGACGGCCAGGTGACGATGGGCCAATCCGTCATCATGAAAGGGACCGCGAAAAAAATCAGACGCATCTATCATGATGAAGTCATTGTCGGTTTCGCAGGCGGCGTAGCGGACGCGTTCACCTTAGAGGATAAGTTTGAAGAGAAACTCAATCAACACAAAGGGAACCTGCTGCGCGCCTCCATCGAGGTCGCCAAGGAATGGCGGGGCGATCGCGCCCTTCAAAAGCTGGAGGCTTTATTGATCGTCATGAACAAGGAGCAGATGCTGCTTGTTTCCGGGAGTGGCGAAGTCATCGAACCCGATGATGGGATCTTGACGATCGGATCGGGCGGGAATTACGCCTTGGCCGCAGCAAGAGCCTTAAAAAGAAAGGGCTCCGATCTTTCCGCAAAAGAAATCGCCCACGAAAGCCTTAAGATCGCCTCAGAAATCTGCGTATTTACTAACGACAACATTATTGTTGAAGAATTTTAG
- the xerC gene encoding tyrosine recombinase XerC yields the protein MYNQELIDRFINYLAIERRYSDETVKAYLFDLKKFESFLEESGTSDLVTVHLYDVRLYLSFLDEQKLSRNTISRTLSSLRGFYHFLIRNDLLDENPLSYISFKKKQLRLPQYLYEEELEKLLRAAEGTGILDYRNRALVELLYATGIRVSECKNIKLQDISFELGVILIFGKGNKERYVPFGHYAAAAIQEYLEMTRSELMKKHQRSHDFLFVNRLGDPLTAGGIEYILKQIMKKTGLTGTLHPHMLRHTFATDMLNNGADMRTVQELLGHASLSSTQIYTHVTKDALQRNYNQYHPRAKRDSKK from the coding sequence TTGTATAATCAAGAATTAATCGATCGTTTCATAAACTATTTGGCCATTGAGAGGCGCTATTCCGATGAAACGGTCAAGGCCTACCTTTTTGACCTGAAAAAATTCGAATCCTTTCTTGAAGAAAGTGGGACCAGCGATTTGGTGACGGTGCACTTGTATGATGTCCGCCTATATTTGAGTTTTTTGGACGAGCAAAAACTGAGCCGAAACACCATTTCGCGCACATTGTCCAGCCTGAGGGGGTTCTATCACTTCCTGATCCGCAATGACCTCCTTGATGAAAACCCTTTATCCTACATCTCTTTCAAGAAAAAGCAGCTGCGTTTGCCGCAATACCTTTACGAAGAAGAATTGGAAAAATTATTGCGTGCAGCCGAAGGGACTGGGATACTGGATTACCGGAATCGGGCGTTGGTGGAATTGCTGTATGCGACAGGCATCCGTGTCAGCGAATGCAAGAATATCAAACTGCAGGATATTTCCTTCGAGCTGGGCGTCATATTGATTTTCGGAAAAGGGAACAAAGAGCGGTATGTGCCGTTCGGGCATTATGCTGCCGCAGCCATCCAGGAGTATCTGGAGATGACCCGATCGGAATTGATGAAAAAACACCAGCGCAGTCATGACTTTCTCTTTGTGAATCGCTTAGGCGATCCGCTCACGGCAGGCGGCATTGAGTATATACTGAAACAGATCATGAAAAAAACCGGATTGACAGGGACGCTGCATCCGCATATGCTGCGGCATACATTTGCGACAGACATGCTCAATAACGGAGCGGACATGCGGACCGTTCAGGAACTGCTGGGACATGCCAGCCTGTCATCCACTCAAATATATACACACGTAACGAAAGATGCCCTGCAAAGGAATTACAACCAATACCATCCAAGGGCGAAACGGGACAGCAAAAAATAG
- the trmFO gene encoding methylenetetrahydrofolate--tRNA-(uracil(54)-C(5))-methyltransferase (FADH(2)-oxidizing) TrmFO has translation MTHKTVTVIGAGLAGSEAAFQIAEQGIHVDLYEMRPKKMTPAHHTSGFAELVCTNSLRANQVTNAAGLIKEEMRHLNSLIIKAADATALPAGGALAVDRDTFSAYVTKTLEDHPNITIHLDELTELPEGLTVVATGPLTSEPLSQSIQDFIETEGLYFYDAAAPVLEKDSIDMEKVYLKSRYDKGEAAYLNCPMTKEEFETFYRELIAAEVAPLKEFEEEKYFDGCMPFEVMASRGEKTLLFGPMKPVGLEDPKTGKIPYAVVQLRQDNAAGSLYNIVGFQTHLKWGEQKRILRMIPGLENVEIVRYGVMHRNTFLNSPKILRSTYQSQKRDDLFFAGQMTGVEGYVESAASGLLAGLNAARLAKGQECVVFPKETMIGAMSHYITNTDSKHFQPMNANFGIIEPLGGKKIRDKQLKNQMIADKALASLDEFVQTI, from the coding sequence ATGACACACAAAACAGTTACCGTAATCGGAGCCGGTCTGGCCGGAAGCGAAGCGGCTTTTCAAATAGCGGAGCAGGGCATCCATGTCGATCTCTATGAGATGAGACCCAAAAAGATGACGCCTGCCCACCACACTTCAGGTTTCGCGGAATTGGTCTGCACCAATTCTTTGCGCGCGAATCAAGTCACGAACGCCGCTGGATTGATAAAGGAAGAAATGCGCCATCTGAATTCCCTGATCATCAAAGCAGCCGATGCGACCGCGCTTCCGGCTGGGGGCGCTTTGGCCGTCGATCGCGATACCTTTTCAGCATATGTGACGAAAACATTGGAGGACCATCCCAATATCACGATCCATCTGGATGAACTGACGGAATTGCCTGAAGGGCTTACGGTGGTAGCGACAGGACCCTTGACTTCGGAACCTTTGAGCCAATCAATCCAAGATTTCATCGAAACGGAAGGTTTGTACTTTTATGATGCCGCCGCACCGGTATTGGAAAAAGACAGCATCGATATGGAGAAGGTTTACTTGAAGTCGCGTTACGACAAAGGCGAAGCTGCCTACCTGAACTGCCCGATGACCAAAGAGGAATTCGAAACTTTCTATCGCGAACTGATTGCGGCTGAAGTCGCACCACTGAAGGAATTCGAGGAGGAAAAGTACTTCGATGGCTGCATGCCTTTCGAAGTGATGGCCTCAAGAGGCGAAAAAACGTTGCTGTTCGGGCCGATGAAACCGGTCGGGCTGGAAGATCCGAAGACCGGAAAGATACCGTATGCAGTTGTGCAACTCCGTCAGGACAATGCTGCTGGATCCTTGTACAACATCGTCGGTTTCCAGACCCATCTGAAATGGGGAGAACAGAAGCGCATCCTGCGAATGATTCCGGGTTTGGAAAATGTTGAAATCGTGCGTTACGGCGTCATGCACCGGAATACATTCCTGAACTCTCCGAAAATCCTGCGCTCGACCTATCAGAGCCAAAAACGCGACGACCTGTTCTTTGCCGGCCAGATGACCGGGGTTGAAGGCTATGTCGAGAGTGCCGCAAGCGGCTTGTTGGCGGGCCTCAATGCCGCCAGATTGGCAAAAGGACAGGAATGCGTTGTATTCCCGAAAGAGACGATGATCGGTGCCATGTCGCACTACATAACGAATACGGACAGCAAACATTTTCAACCGATGAATGCCAATTTCGGCATCATAGAACCGTTGGGCGGCAAGAAAATCCGTGATAAACAACTCAAAAACCAAATGATAGCCGACAAAGCATTGGCTTCTCTGGACGAATTCGTGCAAACGATTTAA
- the topA gene encoding type I DNA topoisomerase, with translation MAYKYLIIVESPTKAKTIEKYLGRNYKVVASKGHLRDLPKSRMAVDIENDYQPDYISIRGKGDLIKELKKYAHKAEKIYLASDPDREGEAISWHLAHLLGLDPADNIRVVYNEVTKDAVREALKNPRPINMDLVSAQQARRILDRLVGYSISPILWKKVKKGLSAGRVQSVALKLIINREEEIAGFEPVESWTIDGTFQKDKHVFQAAFYGLDGKKLKLKTKEEADAVFEKITSNVFEISDVTKKQQKRNPAQPFTTSSLQQEAANKLNFRTRKTMMVAQELYEGIALGKEGSVGLITYMRTDSTRVSAGSIEEAHEYITDTYGPEYAIEKQRENKKAQSSQDAHEAIRPSSVLRVPSEIEAFLTKDQFKLYQLIWSRFLASQMMPAIFDTMKVDLKHDDVMFRATGSKENFAGYRKVYVEGNAKEKDNLLPEMAVGDTVFSKDIEPNQHFSQPPARYSEATLIKALEENGVGRPSTYAPTIETIQKRYYVKVTAKRFEPTELGTIVNGLISTYFPDIVNISFTAGMEKDLDSVEEGKMEWVKVVDRFYKPFADELSKAEVEIEKIEIKDEPAGFDCELCGHPMVIKIGRFGKFYACSNFPECRNTKPIVKKINVTCPVCHKGEVIERKSKKNRIFYGCDQYPECEFISWDKPIGRDCPVCQHYLVEKKVKGGIQVKCSHCEYEEDIQK, from the coding sequence TTGGCTTATAAATATTTAATCATCGTGGAATCACCTACAAAAGCCAAGACGATAGAAAAGTATCTTGGCAGAAACTATAAAGTGGTAGCCAGCAAGGGCCACTTGCGCGATTTACCCAAGAGTCGGATGGCCGTTGATATTGAAAATGATTACCAACCGGATTACATTTCCATACGCGGTAAGGGCGATCTGATTAAAGAATTAAAAAAATATGCTCATAAGGCAGAAAAAATCTACCTAGCTTCCGACCCGGATAGAGAAGGGGAAGCTATTTCGTGGCACCTCGCACACTTATTGGGATTGGACCCCGCTGACAATATCCGCGTTGTTTATAATGAAGTAACCAAAGATGCAGTCAGAGAAGCGTTAAAAAACCCGAGACCGATCAACATGGATCTTGTTTCGGCCCAACAGGCAAGAAGAATCTTGGATCGTTTGGTCGGATACTCCATTTCGCCAATACTATGGAAGAAAGTCAAAAAAGGTTTAAGCGCTGGACGGGTTCAATCCGTTGCGCTTAAGCTGATCATCAATCGCGAAGAGGAGATTGCCGGTTTCGAGCCCGTAGAATCCTGGACAATTGATGGCACTTTCCAGAAGGACAAACATGTTTTTCAGGCAGCGTTTTACGGATTGGACGGGAAAAAATTGAAGTTGAAGACCAAAGAGGAAGCAGATGCGGTTTTCGAGAAGATTACGTCAAATGTCTTTGAAATCAGTGATGTAACGAAGAAACAGCAGAAACGCAATCCGGCTCAGCCGTTTACGACTTCCAGCCTACAACAGGAAGCTGCCAACAAATTGAATTTCCGCACGCGGAAAACGATGATGGTCGCGCAGGAACTCTACGAAGGGATCGCTCTCGGCAAAGAAGGATCAGTTGGTTTGATCACCTACATGCGGACGGATTCCACCCGTGTATCCGCCGGTTCGATCGAGGAAGCGCATGAGTACATCACAGACACATACGGTCCGGAATATGCCATCGAGAAACAACGGGAGAATAAAAAAGCCCAATCGTCACAGGATGCGCATGAAGCCATCCGCCCTTCCAGCGTATTAAGGGTACCAAGCGAAATCGAAGCTTTCTTGACGAAGGACCAGTTCAAACTATACCAATTAATCTGGTCGCGCTTTTTGGCGAGTCAAATGATGCCGGCGATCTTCGATACGATGAAGGTCGATCTTAAGCATGATGATGTCATGTTCCGGGCGACAGGGTCGAAAGAGAACTTTGCCGGTTACCGCAAAGTATACGTGGAAGGCAATGCCAAGGAAAAAGACAACCTCCTGCCGGAAATGGCTGTCGGCGATACTGTATTCTCGAAGGACATTGAACCGAACCAGCATTTCTCACAACCGCCGGCCCGTTATTCGGAAGCGACGCTCATCAAGGCTTTGGAGGAGAATGGTGTCGGAAGACCTTCGACTTACGCTCCGACGATCGAAACGATCCAGAAACGTTACTACGTGAAAGTGACGGCAAAACGTTTCGAACCGACTGAATTGGGTACAATCGTCAACGGATTGATTTCCACCTATTTTCCGGATATCGTGAATATTTCTTTCACCGCCGGGATGGAAAAGGATCTTGACAGTGTCGAAGAAGGCAAGATGGAATGGGTCAAAGTCGTTGATCGTTTTTATAAACCTTTTGCCGACGAGTTGTCGAAAGCGGAAGTGGAAATCGAAAAAATCGAGATCAAGGATGAACCTGCCGGATTCGACTGCGAATTATGCGGACATCCGATGGTCATCAAAATCGGCAGATTCGGGAAATTTTATGCGTGCAGCAATTTCCCGGAATGCCGTAACACTAAACCAATCGTGAAAAAAATCAACGTGACGTGCCCTGTTTGCCACAAAGGCGAGGTCATCGAACGAAAGTCCAAGAAGAACCGGATATTCTATGGCTGCGATCAGTACCCAGAGTGCGAATTCATCTCATGGGACAAACCAATCGGCCGCGACTGCCCGGTATGTCAACATTATCTTGTCGAGAAGAAGGTCAAAGGCGGCATCCAAGTGAAATGCAGTCATTGTGAATATGAGGAAGATATACAGAAATAA
- the dprA gene encoding DNA-processing protein DprA, with protein sequence MELNREDLAVRDKLIYHAMLGVCTPHFMKHLHLAWSENPLCSMEGIVNSYVPMSSESKQHKLKAALGAAYSKMSYEELKDVYRNKDIQILTILDKDYPVGWLNSYLPPIVVFCAGNIGLLEQPCLSVVGSRSPTDYGKSVLSEMIPTLVAEGVTLVSGLAKGIDQMVHSCAIGNSGTTIGIIGTGLDVSYPRENASLQRKMMAEQLVISEYPLGAKPERFHFPMRNRLIANLSQATLVIEATEKSGSLITANLALQENRDVFAVPGNITSRLSVGTNQLIKAGAACVLSASDVLEEMKMEWK encoded by the coding sequence ATGGAATTGAATCGTGAGGATCTAGCGGTCCGGGATAAGTTGATTTATCATGCAATGTTGGGAGTGTGCACACCGCATTTTATGAAGCACCTGCACTTGGCTTGGTCCGAGAATCCGTTGTGTTCAATGGAAGGGATCGTAAACAGTTATGTGCCGATGAGCAGTGAAAGTAAACAGCATAAATTGAAGGCAGCACTGGGAGCAGCGTACAGCAAGATGTCTTACGAAGAGCTTAAGGATGTGTATCGGAACAAGGATATCCAGATTTTGACCATCCTGGACAAAGACTATCCAGTAGGCTGGCTGAACAGTTATCTTCCTCCGATTGTAGTGTTCTGTGCGGGCAATATCGGTTTGTTGGAGCAGCCATGTTTGAGCGTTGTCGGCAGCCGAAGTCCCACAGACTATGGGAAGTCGGTCTTAAGCGAAATGATTCCAACGTTGGTTGCGGAAGGCGTCACGCTGGTGAGCGGACTCGCAAAAGGAATTGATCAAATGGTTCATTCCTGTGCAATTGGTAACAGCGGAACCACAATCGGCATCATCGGAACTGGGCTGGATGTCAGCTACCCAAGGGAAAATGCTTCCCTGCAGCGGAAAATGATGGCAGAACAGCTCGTCATCAGTGAATATCCCTTAGGCGCGAAACCGGAACGTTTTCATTTCCCGATGCGCAATCGATTGATTGCCAACCTCTCGCAGGCAACACTGGTGATCGAGGCAACCGAAAAGAGCGGCAGCCTCATTACCGCGAATTTGGCGCTGCAGGAAAACAGGGATGTTTTTGCGGTTCCCGGAAATATTACCAGTCGGCTGAGCGTCGGTACCAATCAATTGATAAAGGCCGGTGCTGCTTGCGTTTTGAGTGCGAGTGACGTGCTGGAAGAAATGAAAATGGAGTGGAAGTGA
- a CDS encoding ribonuclease HII: MNKPLSIAAIKEQLQEIQSPEDPRWAMIRADSRKGVQAAVKSWERNYQLNLALKERQIQMMAFEEELKSKGRLAIAGIDEVGRGPLAGPVVAAAVILPAELPFFPVNDSKQLSAKKREQLYDQIMAIADVGIGLISPETIDAVNIYEATKLAMMQAIANLKQEPDSLLIDAMKLPLPVEQQSIIKGDAKSVSIAAASIVAKVYRDRLMSEYALQYPHYGFEKNAGYGTQLHLSGLANHGITPIHRKTFDPIKSMLRGQ; this comes from the coding sequence ATGAATAAACCATTGAGCATCGCTGCCATCAAGGAACAGTTGCAGGAAATCCAATCGCCGGAAGATCCACGTTGGGCAATGATCCGAGCCGACTCCCGTAAAGGGGTCCAAGCTGCAGTTAAATCGTGGGAGCGGAATTATCAACTAAATCTCGCCTTAAAAGAGCGGCAAATCCAGATGATGGCCTTCGAAGAGGAACTGAAGTCGAAAGGCCGGCTTGCCATCGCAGGAATCGATGAAGTCGGCAGAGGCCCGTTAGCCGGCCCGGTGGTCGCTGCTGCTGTCATTTTGCCGGCAGAGCTTCCTTTCTTTCCGGTCAACGATTCGAAACAGCTCTCTGCAAAAAAAAGGGAGCAACTTTACGATCAGATCATGGCCATTGCCGATGTCGGGATCGGTTTGATTTCACCAGAAACAATCGACGCCGTGAATATTTATGAAGCCACGAAACTGGCGATGATGCAGGCGATCGCCAATCTGAAGCAAGAACCGGACAGTCTGCTGATCGATGCCATGAAGCTGCCGTTGCCGGTGGAACAGCAATCCATCATCAAGGGCGACGCCAAATCCGTCTCCATCGCTGCCGCCAGCATTGTCGCGAAAGTATACCGGGATCGCCTGATGTCCGAGTATGCCCTGCAATATCCGCATTACGGATTTGAAAAAAATGCCGGTTACGGAACCCAACTGCATTTGTCGGGATTGGCAAATCATGGCATCACCCCCATCCACCGGAAGACATTCGATCCGATCAAAAGCATGCTGAGAGGACAATGA
- the ylqF gene encoding ribosome biogenesis GTPase YlqF, protein MLIQWFPGHMAKAKREALEKLKMVDLVIELLDARIPESSRNPLIDDIIGNKPRLIVLNKADLADNTATKEWVEYFKQDNKAQRAVSISTLNNKDVENIKKELKAMMAHKTQAMIDKGVKPRAIRLMILGIPNVGKSTLINKLMQKNRAQTGNRPGVTKGQQWLKIGGDFELLDTPGILWPKFEDQLIGQKLALTGAIKDTVFHKDDVALFALRHFMQYYPGRLQSFYKVDEKDFEGAVPDLLMELTAKLRFGEDYSRASEKIIFDIRGGKLGPYTLDQVPVKAAEAGEGFSE, encoded by the coding sequence ATGTTAATACAATGGTTCCCAGGCCACATGGCAAAAGCGAAACGTGAAGCATTGGAAAAGTTGAAGATGGTCGATCTAGTGATCGAATTGCTGGATGCGCGCATACCGGAATCAAGCCGGAATCCTTTGATCGATGACATCATCGGAAACAAACCAAGATTGATTGTACTGAACAAGGCCGATCTTGCAGATAATACAGCCACAAAAGAGTGGGTTGAATACTTTAAACAGGACAATAAAGCGCAGCGTGCCGTTTCGATTTCGACGCTGAACAATAAAGATGTAGAGAACATCAAAAAAGAACTGAAGGCGATGATGGCACACAAAACGCAGGCGATGATCGATAAAGGCGTCAAACCCCGCGCCATCCGCTTGATGATCCTCGGTATCCCGAATGTCGGGAAATCAACCTTGATCAACAAGCTGATGCAGAAGAACCGCGCTCAGACAGGCAATCGCCCCGGCGTTACCAAAGGACAACAATGGTTGAAAATCGGCGGCGATTTTGAATTGCTGGACACGCCGGGAATTCTGTGGCCCAAATTTGAGGATCAGCTGATCGGGCAAAAGCTTGCCCTGACTGGGGCGATCAAGGATACCGTTTTCCATAAGGATGACGTCGCTTTGTTTGCGTTGCGTCATTTTATGCAGTATTATCCGGGTAGATTGCAGTCATTCTACAAGGTCGATGAAAAAGATTTTGAAGGCGCCGTTCCGGACCTGTTGATGGAGTTGACCGCAAAACTGCGTTTTGGCGAGGATTACAGCCGAGCCAGCGAAAAAATTATTTTTGACATCCGCGGCGGTAAATTGGGTCCGTATACTTTGGATCAGGTTCCCGTAAAGGCAGCGGAGGCTGGAGAGGGTTTTTCGGAATGA
- the lepB gene encoding signal peptidase I — MSFGNKDHYDQDSGFVSRNERFGVDQKKEIQPENRGGFLREALNLILSVAIAFVLFVVIRTYLFYPFQVVGDSMVPTLETGDRLILNKLAEVDRFDIVVFPAPDGTDEEYVKRVIGLPGDEITYFQDELYINGEKIEEHYLEPLREDSGQMLMLDETLFDMTGETSVPEDTYFVLGDNRALSKDSREFGFIPAAQIEGTADLRLWPLNKIGIIDDNGAEE, encoded by the coding sequence ATGTCATTTGGCAATAAAGATCATTACGACCAGGATTCTGGCTTTGTTTCAAGGAACGAAAGATTCGGAGTCGATCAAAAGAAAGAAATCCAACCGGAAAACCGAGGCGGTTTTTTGCGGGAAGCGCTGAATCTTATCCTTTCGGTGGCGATCGCCTTTGTGTTGTTCGTTGTCATCCGGACTTATCTGTTTTATCCGTTTCAGGTTGTCGGTGATTCGATGGTACCCACTTTGGAGACGGGAGATCGGCTGATCCTGAACAAATTGGCCGAAGTTGATCGTTTTGATATCGTCGTGTTTCCTGCTCCTGACGGGACGGATGAAGAATATGTGAAACGCGTCATCGGGCTGCCGGGTGACGAAATCACTTATTTCCAGGATGAACTGTACATCAACGGCGAAAAAATCGAGGAGCACTATCTGGAGCCGCTGAGAGAGGATTCAGGACAAATGCTGATGTTGGATGAAACCTTATTTGACATGACTGGGGAAACGTCCGTTCCTGAAGATACGTATTTCGTCTTGGGGGACAACCGTGCACTTTCTAAAGATAGTCGCGAATTCGGGTTCATCCCGGCAGCACAGATCGAGGGAACAGCTGATTTAAGGTTGTGGCCGCTGAACAAAATCGGCATCATCGATGATAATGGTGCAGAAGAATAA
- the lepB gene encoding signal peptidase I, with protein MKVDKKMQDGLWDWMKAIIFALLLVIIIRFFVFIPLKVEGDSMSPTLAQGNYILYETFSDIDRFDIIIFSNEEGETLIKRVIGLPGDSVAYSEDRLHLNGEPIEEPFLGTEKQQGMDVFTSDFDLLSLTGMETVPQGSYFVLGDNRVRSRDSRIFGFVAQADIAGKAAMVYYPLEDFGFIEN; from the coding sequence ATGAAAGTAGATAAAAAGATGCAGGATGGTCTCTGGGATTGGATGAAGGCGATCATTTTTGCCCTGCTGTTGGTGATCATCATCCGTTTTTTTGTGTTCATTCCGCTGAAAGTTGAAGGCGACTCCATGAGCCCGACACTCGCGCAGGGCAACTATATCTTATATGAGACATTTTCGGACATTGACCGCTTTGACATCATCATCTTCAGCAATGAAGAAGGCGAAACGCTGATTAAGCGGGTCATCGGCTTGCCGGGCGACTCCGTTGCTTATAGCGAGGATCGCCTGCACCTGAATGGCGAGCCCATCGAAGAACCGTTTCTGGGGACCGAGAAGCAACAGGGGATGGATGTTTTCACTTCGGATTTTGATTTGCTGTCCTTGACAGGGATGGAGACGGTGCCGCAAGGCAGCTATTTTGTGTTGGGAGACAATCGTGTCCGTAGCAGGGATAGCCGGATATTCGGCTTTGTCGCGCAGGCCGATATAGCCGGAAAAGCTGCAATGGTGTATTATCCACTTGAGGATTTCGGCTTTATCGAAAATTAA
- a CDS encoding S41 family peptidase — translation MGNNGHKLKKRGVKLSFYFLSLLIVAVVAIGGTYAWIGRSVTLPSTGEIIQGTNSSTLDAAAADRIGAVYQTLLNNYVEGVDEEALIEGALSGMVEAVGDPYSQYLNTEASDNLDETISASFEGIGAEIMSLNQQIVIVSPIKGSPAEKAGLLPNDIILSSDGQALQGMTASEAVALIRGEKGSEVVLEIARGDQTFKVNIIRDTIPIETVTFELDEEHPEIGLVHVSSFSTPTYDDIVSAVTDLRTQGATAFVFDFRQNPGGLLDQALKISNMFLNDGDIIMQTQEKNAEPNKIVASESEFGDFKITEPTVLLVDEGSASASEIVAGALQESSEIPLVGTTTFGKGTVQTVYPLTESSELKLTVAKWLTPNGNWIHEKGISVDYEVALPEYATLTIIDSTEIYEQGTVSEAVKNVEAMLNAIGYAVEADGYYDEDTAGQVASFQAANELDTTGIVTGDTALALVEKLREALTENDTQYAKAVEILVGNE, via the coding sequence ATGGGCAACAATGGGCATAAACTAAAAAAACGCGGAGTTAAACTCTCCTTTTATTTCCTTTCCCTGCTTATCGTCGCGGTTGTGGCGATCGGTGGGACGTATGCGTGGATCGGTAGGAGCGTCACTCTCCCGTCAACTGGAGAGATCATCCAAGGAACAAACAGTTCGACGTTGGATGCAGCTGCAGCGGACCGCATCGGAGCCGTCTATCAGACATTGCTTAACAACTATGTCGAAGGTGTCGATGAAGAAGCTTTGATCGAAGGCGCCTTGAGCGGCATGGTGGAAGCGGTCGGCGATCCCTACAGTCAATACTTGAATACAGAAGCGAGCGACAACTTGGATGAGACGATTTCCGCCTCATTCGAAGGGATCGGAGCTGAAATCATGTCCTTGAATCAGCAAATCGTCATTGTTTCGCCGATCAAAGGCTCTCCAGCCGAAAAAGCGGGATTGTTGCCGAATGACATCATCCTCAGTTCGGATGGCCAAGCCTTGCAAGGTATGACAGCCAGCGAAGCAGTTGCGCTGATAAGGGGCGAAAAGGGCAGCGAAGTTGTTCTGGAAATAGCGCGTGGAGATCAGACTTTCAAGGTGAATATCATCAGGGATACGATTCCGATCGAAACAGTGACGTTTGAATTGGATGAAGAACATCCGGAAATCGGCCTTGTCCATGTTTCCAGTTTCTCCACGCCGACCTATGATGATATCGTCAGCGCTGTGACGGATCTGCGTACACAGGGAGCCACAGCCTTTGTGTTTGATTTCAGGCAGAATCCAGGCGGTTTACTAGATCAAGCCCTGAAGATCAGCAATATGTTCCTCAACGATGGGGACATCATCATGCAGACGCAAGAGAAGAATGCCGAGCCTAATAAAATCGTAGCCAGCGAAAGTGAGTTCGGAGATTTCAAGATAACGGAACCAACCGTCCTGCTTGTCGATGAAGGAAGCGCCAGTGCGTCAGAAATCGTTGCGGGGGCACTGCAGGAATCATCGGAGATACCGTTGGTTGGGACGACAACCTTCGGCAAGGGGACTGTGCAGACAGTGTATCCGTTGACCGAAAGCAGCGAGTTGAAATTGACGGTCGCCAAATGGCTGACACCGAACGGCAACTGGATCCACGAAAAAGGCATTTCGGTCGACTACGAAGTCGCGCTTCCGGAGTACGCCACGTTGACGATCATCGATTCCACAGAAATCTATGAACAAGGAACTGTCTCGGAAGCGGTCAAAAATGTGGAAGCGATGCTGAACGCCATCGGTTATGCAGTCGAAGCAGATGGTTATTACGATGAAGATACTGCCGGACAGGTAGCTTCATTCCAAGCTGCGAATGAGCTGGACACAACAGGAATCGTAACGGGCGACACTGCCTTGGCGCTTGTCGAAAAATTGCGCGAAGCCCTTACGGAGAACGATACACAGTACGCTAAAGCTGTGGAAATATTGGTGGGGAACGAATAA